A section of the Bacillus sp. HSf4 genome encodes:
- a CDS encoding helix-turn-helix transcriptional regulator, translated as MNNRVRELRARYGYSQEGLAKAVGVTRQTVAAIEKGNYIPSLLLALKICEEFQLKMEDVFWLEEGKTE; from the coding sequence ATGAACAACAGAGTCAGAGAGCTGAGGGCCAGATACGGATATTCACAAGAAGGGCTGGCAAAAGCTGTCGGGGTCACGAGACAAACCGTAGCGGCGATTGAAAAAGGCAATTACATACCATCGCTCCTATTGGCATTGAAAATTTGCGAGGAGTTTCAATTAAAAATGGAAGATGTCTTTTGGTTAGAGGAGGGAAAAACTGAATGA
- a CDS encoding DUF805 domain-containing protein, translated as MQWYWKCLKNYADFEGRARRKEYWMFCLFNALICFTLFILSIIIVGILTAGITTAAGFDGYQVGYVAGYGGGMLGYILIILYQLAVLVPSLAVGVRRLHDIGKSGWWIFIGFIPLVGAIILLIFYCQDSEKNDNQYGVNPKVS; from the coding sequence ATGCAATGGTATTGGAAATGTTTAAAGAACTATGCAGATTTTGAAGGGAGAGCAAGGCGAAAGGAATATTGGATGTTTTGTTTATTCAATGCCCTTATTTGTTTTACTTTATTTATACTCTCAATCATAATAGTAGGAATTTTAACAGCTGGAATTACGACAGCAGCAGGGTTTGACGGCTATCAAGTGGGATATGTCGCTGGATATGGCGGCGGAATGCTAGGATACATCCTGATCATTCTGTATCAATTGGCCGTTTTGGTGCCGTCTCTCGCTGTCGGTGTCCGCAGGCTGCATGATATCGGGAAAAGCGGCTGGTGGATATTCATTGGCTTTATTCCGCTTGTCGGTGCTATTATTTTGCTGATCTTTTACTGTCAAGATAGTGAAAAAAACGATAATCAATATGGAGTAAATCCAAAAGTAAGTTAG
- a CDS encoding ABC transporter permease subunit: protein MANNLVAKTVNLSRFIFRLDRIRIPIWIISLTFFTLIVPTAFKDLYGSEQERDGMAQTMANPAMTAMTGPADLNNYTLGVMTAHQMLLMTAAVVGLMSILLVTRHTRADEEDGRLEIMRSLPIGRLSYLNASLLVVTVTCIGLALIIGCGLYALGIESMDLEGSLLYGTALGATGLFFAGVTAVFAQLSDSSRGTIGYSIAVLLIAYLFRAITDVSNQTLSWISPLAWVTKAEVYDTNNWWPTVLMIAASLALYIVANYLNAIRDLDQGFLPSKPGKKYASRFLQSPISLALRLQRVGIISWAIGMYVLGASYGSVLGDLESFFSDNETIKQLLQTHEGGTLLEQFIPMLMIVISLLATVPPIMAVNKLRGEEKKERVVHLIGRTVSRTKLLGSYFIISIVNGFVMISLAALGLWSAGTAVVEGGLSFEMIFGAAFSYYPAMLVMISLAVLLIGFYPKLTNLIWLYVFYSFIVLYLGGLFQFSDWVGNISPFGYVPQIPVEDFSFTPLFLLSIFAIVFTVIGFVGFNKRDVEI, encoded by the coding sequence ATGGCGAACAATTTAGTTGCTAAAACGGTTAACCTTTCCCGTTTTATTTTCCGGCTTGATCGGATCAGGATCCCAATTTGGATCATTTCCCTTACTTTTTTTACATTGATTGTACCAACCGCTTTTAAGGATTTGTACGGCTCTGAGCAGGAAAGAGATGGGATGGCACAGACGATGGCTAACCCTGCGATGACGGCCATGACAGGCCCAGCTGATTTAAATAACTATACGCTCGGCGTCATGACGGCACATCAAATGTTACTCATGACGGCTGCGGTGGTAGGACTGATGAGCATCCTGCTTGTCACGCGTCACACACGGGCGGATGAAGAGGATGGCCGCTTGGAAATCATGCGTTCACTGCCAATCGGGCGTCTTTCGTATTTGAATGCATCATTACTCGTCGTTACGGTGACATGTATCGGATTGGCATTGATTATTGGATGTGGGCTTTATGCACTAGGGATTGAAAGTATGGATTTGGAAGGTTCGTTATTGTACGGTACGGCATTAGGCGCTACTGGTTTATTTTTCGCTGGAGTAACAGCTGTCTTTGCGCAATTGTCGGATAGTTCGCGTGGTACGATTGGTTACTCGATTGCTGTGCTTTTGATTGCTTATCTGTTTCGGGCGATTACAGACGTTAGCAATCAGACGCTGTCATGGATTTCACCGCTGGCATGGGTAACAAAAGCAGAAGTTTACGATACGAATAATTGGTGGCCGACTGTTTTAATGATCGCTGCTTCATTGGCTCTATATATCGTTGCGAATTATTTGAATGCCATTCGTGACTTGGATCAGGGATTTTTACCATCCAAGCCTGGTAAAAAATATGCATCTCGTTTTTTGCAAAGTCCAATCAGCCTTGCTTTAAGACTGCAGCGAGTTGGAATCATATCATGGGCAATCGGTATGTATGTATTAGGTGCATCATACGGCTCTGTTTTAGGTGATCTCGAATCATTTTTTTCCGATAACGAAACGATAAAGCAGCTGCTCCAGACACATGAAGGGGGCACGTTGTTAGAACAATTCATACCGATGTTGATGATCGTCATTTCATTGCTGGCAACTGTTCCTCCGATTATGGCAGTGAATAAGCTGCGCGGTGAGGAGAAAAAAGAACGGGTCGTGCATCTGATAGGCAGAACTGTTTCACGGACAAAACTATTAGGGAGTTACTTCATCATTTCAATTGTCAATGGGTTTGTCATGATCTCGCTTGCTGCACTCGGGCTATGGTCTGCGGGGACGGCTGTGGTTGAAGGCGGATTATCTTTTGAGATGATCTTTGGAGCAGCATTCTCCTATTATCCAGCCATGCTTGTCATGATTAGTTTAGCAGTATTGCTGATCGGGTTTTACCCTAAGTTAACGAATCTCATTTGGCTTTATGTTTTTTATTCTTTTATCGTACTGTATTTAGGAGGATTATTCCAATTCTCGGACTGGGTTGGCAATATTTCTCCATTTGGCTACGTTCCGCAAATACCTGTTGAGGATTTCTCTTTCACGCCGCTGTTTTTATTAAGTATTTTTGCGATTGTGTTCACAGTAATAGGTTTTGTTGGCTTTAATAAACGGGATGTTGAAATTTAA
- a CDS encoding sporulation protein produces MSFLKKLAASAGIGSAKVNTILDKSAYRPGERVSGTVHVKGGNVEQHIRYIDLLLETEYLVVKKDEKHWKNATIESHRVTDAFTIKTGEEREFSFSFILPLDTPITIKGAKVFLLTDLDIQGGIDKSDDDHLFVKPHPWVHSILETVESLGFRLHEADCEQASYFRKRLPFVQEFEFVPVTPHYRQLLDEVELVFLVQEDGVDVIIEVDRRARGMRGWLEEMYNGGEEVCRLHFDESELKDKGELAEVLKDIIEQCAK; encoded by the coding sequence ATGTCTTTTTTGAAAAAGCTTGCAGCAAGCGCCGGGATCGGTTCAGCGAAAGTGAATACGATTCTGGACAAGAGCGCATATCGCCCGGGAGAACGGGTGAGCGGAACCGTTCATGTTAAAGGCGGCAATGTTGAACAGCACATCAGGTATATCGATTTATTGCTCGAGACGGAATATCTCGTCGTCAAGAAAGACGAAAAACATTGGAAAAACGCTACCATTGAATCCCACCGCGTGACAGATGCCTTTACAATCAAAACCGGTGAAGAACGGGAATTTTCTTTCTCATTCATTCTTCCGCTTGACACGCCGATTACGATAAAAGGAGCTAAAGTGTTCTTATTGACCGACCTGGACATACAAGGCGGGATTGACAAATCGGATGATGATCATCTCTTCGTTAAACCACATCCGTGGGTTCACAGTATTTTAGAAACGGTTGAAAGCCTCGGATTCCGGCTTCATGAGGCGGACTGTGAGCAAGCATCATATTTCAGAAAGCGTTTGCCTTTCGTCCAGGAATTCGAATTTGTGCCGGTCACACCGCACTATCGTCAGCTGCTGGATGAAGTGGAGCTCGTTTTTCTTGTGCAGGAGGACGGGGTGGATGTGATCATCGAAGTGGACCGCCGCGCAAGAGGAATGCGGGGCTGGCTGGAAGAAATGTATAACGGCGGTGAAGAGGTCTGTCGCCTCCATTTTGACGAATCAGAGCTCAAGGATAAAGGAGAGCTTGCAGAGGTGCTGAAGGACATCATTGAACAATGCGCCAAATAG
- the queG gene encoding tRNA epoxyqueuosine(34) reductase QueG, with the protein MDVKKLKQDVIQFAQQIGIDKIRFASADTFATLKERLIENRALGYESGFEEPDLDKRTNPDLLLPKAKSIIAIALAYPSKMKNAPRSTKGERRGIFCRASWGKDYHHVLREKLDQLEAFLKSQRSDVRTKSMVDTGELSDRAVAERSGIGWSGKNCMIITPEFGSYVYLAEMITNIPFEPDERIEDQCGSCNKCIEACPTGALVNPGQLNSQRCISFQTQTKGFLPDEFRTKIGNRIYGCDTCQMVCPKNKGVDFHLHPEMEPDPEIAKPLLKPLLTISNREFKEKFGHVAGSWRGKKPIQRNAIIALAHFKETDALPELISLMHNDPRPVIRGTAAWAVGKIGGADVKEELEKALNREQDEEAKAEIEKGIGLLKETSATN; encoded by the coding sequence ATGGATGTCAAAAAGCTGAAGCAGGATGTCATTCAATTCGCACAGCAAATCGGAATCGACAAAATCCGTTTTGCAAGCGCCGATACATTTGCGACTTTAAAAGAGCGTTTAATCGAAAACCGTGCGCTCGGCTATGAATCAGGCTTTGAAGAGCCCGATCTCGACAAACGGACCAATCCCGATCTATTGCTGCCAAAGGCGAAATCGATCATCGCGATTGCGCTTGCATACCCTTCAAAAATGAAAAACGCGCCAAGGAGCACGAAAGGGGAACGCAGAGGCATCTTTTGCAGAGCTTCCTGGGGAAAAGACTACCACCATGTATTGCGGGAAAAGCTCGATCAGCTGGAAGCGTTTTTGAAATCGCAGCGCAGCGATGTGAGAACAAAATCAATGGTTGATACGGGAGAGCTGTCCGACCGTGCCGTCGCCGAGCGCTCCGGTATCGGCTGGAGCGGAAAAAACTGCATGATCATTACACCTGAATTCGGCTCCTATGTCTATTTGGCGGAAATGATTACGAACATCCCGTTTGAACCGGATGAGAGAATAGAAGACCAATGCGGTTCATGCAACAAGTGCATTGAGGCATGCCCGACTGGTGCGCTCGTCAATCCCGGGCAGCTCAACTCGCAGCGCTGCATTTCTTTCCAGACGCAGACGAAAGGTTTTCTGCCCGATGAGTTCCGCACGAAAATCGGCAACAGGATCTACGGCTGTGACACATGCCAGATGGTATGTCCGAAAAATAAAGGCGTCGATTTTCACCTTCATCCGGAGATGGAGCCTGATCCTGAGATCGCCAAGCCGCTTTTAAAGCCGCTTTTGACGATCTCAAATCGCGAATTTAAAGAGAAATTCGGCCATGTCGCAGGATCGTGGAGAGGGAAAAAGCCGATTCAGCGAAATGCGATCATCGCGCTGGCGCACTTTAAAGAAACGGACGCACTGCCTGAATTGATCTCCCTCATGCACAATGATCCGCGCCCGGTCATCAGGGGAACAGCCGCCTGGGCGGTCGGGAAAATCGGCGGAGCGGATGTCAAAGAAGAGCTGGAAAAAGCGCTGAACCGCGAACAGGATGAAGAAGCGAAAGCGGAAATCGAAAAAGGCATCGGGTTATTAAAGGAAACGAGTGCGACTAATTAA
- a CDS encoding PqqD family protein → MIIDMLKSLFRVKKIPYFPEHVTLEQKHISDHDLGADFPINPTAYQMLKEVDGKKDEEEIAAALSGVFQIGEDVLLKDLHELLSGLNRRYLINWKYGERPSFQGFVCQFFSQYHIRYRERFSSRSASFLFLYIKFLQIISKKIIVFWLIFLLLSCAAFVAVPDGSIIGIAVYFSVIYFGLITGTALHEVAHGVAHRKLAGKQQAGGYLAADMMSVKFIRPVTNPYDGKMIWITALGPLAPGLLGLAGVLFTIFFLQENIVSVGVLLFFSTYALHMMYLLPFMGDGKSIMKQLLIRGIGGKSS, encoded by the coding sequence ATGATCATTGACATGTTGAAATCGTTGTTCAGAGTGAAAAAAATCCCCTATTTTCCGGAGCATGTGACGCTTGAGCAAAAGCATATTTCCGATCATGACCTCGGTGCGGATTTTCCCATTAACCCGACAGCTTATCAAATGCTGAAGGAAGTCGACGGAAAAAAAGATGAAGAGGAGATAGCAGCCGCTCTTTCGGGTGTGTTTCAGATCGGCGAGGATGTCTTGTTGAAAGATTTGCACGAGCTTCTCTCGGGGCTGAACCGCCGCTATTTAATCAATTGGAAATACGGGGAGCGCCCGTCTTTTCAAGGGTTTGTCTGTCAATTTTTCAGCCAGTACCATATTCGCTACAGAGAGAGGTTTTCCAGCCGGTCTGCTTCATTTCTGTTTTTGTACATCAAGTTTCTGCAAATCATCTCCAAGAAGATCATCGTGTTCTGGCTGATCTTTCTGTTGCTCTCGTGTGCGGCATTTGTTGCGGTTCCCGATGGTTCGATCATCGGCATCGCCGTTTACTTTTCCGTCATTTATTTCGGGCTGATTACGGGAACTGCGCTTCATGAAGTGGCGCACGGCGTCGCACACCGGAAGCTCGCCGGAAAGCAGCAGGCGGGAGGGTATCTGGCCGCGGATATGATGTCCGTTAAGTTTATTAGGCCGGTGACAAACCCGTATGATGGAAAGATGATCTGGATTACGGCGCTGGGACCGCTTGCCCCGGGGCTTTTAGGCTTGGCCGGGGTGCTGTTTACAATCTTTTTCCTTCAGGAAAACATAGTTTCTGTCGGCGTGCTTCTGTTCTTTTCAACGTATGCTTTGCATATGATGTATCTGCTTCCATTTATGGGGGACGGGAAGTCGATCATGAAACAGCTATTGATCAGAGGAATTGGGGGGAAATCATCATGA
- a CDS encoding ABC transporter ATP-binding protein has translation MFIIDHLSKTYKNNVTAVSGFHIKIEKNQIVAIAGPNGSGKTTIINAVLGIITPSEGTIQLDDLPNTSAEFKQKLAYVPDELLLPDALSAAEYLDFVSSMYNCTSKEKRKQLIELFDMEAALKEPIETYSHGMKKKTQLIAAFMLESEFVIMDEPFRGLDIEAVINTKKLMKRFADTQGSILLSTHDMLSAEELCDKIAILSKGVKMDEGKVEQLKRKYNSDSLEEVFLKASMLSDRGAHFDQIIRNF, from the coding sequence ATGTTTATAATAGATCATCTGTCTAAAACATATAAAAACAATGTGACTGCCGTTAGCGGGTTTCATATAAAAATTGAAAAAAATCAAATTGTCGCGATCGCTGGTCCGAACGGTTCAGGGAAGACGACGATCATTAATGCCGTTTTAGGGATCATTACGCCAAGTGAAGGAACCATTCAGCTGGATGACCTGCCGAACACATCGGCGGAATTCAAGCAAAAACTCGCGTATGTTCCCGATGAACTCCTTTTGCCGGATGCCCTTTCAGCCGCGGAATATTTGGATTTTGTTTCTTCAATGTATAATTGTACATCAAAAGAGAAGCGGAAACAATTAATTGAGCTTTTTGATATGGAAGCAGCATTGAAGGAACCGATCGAAACGTATTCACACGGAATGAAAAAAAAGACGCAGCTGATCGCAGCGTTTATGCTGGAGAGCGAATTTGTCATCATGGATGAACCGTTTCGGGGACTTGATATTGAAGCGGTCATCAATACAAAGAAATTGATGAAGCGCTTTGCAGACACACAAGGATCGATTCTCCTTTCGACGCATGACATGCTTTCTGCCGAAGAATTATGCGATAAAATCGCAATTCTTTCAAAAGGAGTCAAAATGGACGAAGGAAAAGTCGAACAATTAAAGCGTAAATATAACAGCGATTCACTGGAAGAAGTGTTTTTAAAAGCTTCGATGCTGAGTGATAGGGGTGCGCATTTTGATCAAATCATTCGAAATTTCTAA
- the thiC gene encoding phosphomethylpyrimidine synthase ThiC: protein MKQESVQQKNIKLMSSFSGSRKVYVAGSRPDIQVPMREIALSSTTGSFGEEENQPVRVYDTSGPYTDEHAEVDILKGLKPLRSAWIKERGDTEEYEGREVKPEDNGYKSGKQANHSYPGLKRKPLRAKKGQNVTQLHYARKGIITPEMEFIAIREHVSPEFVRDEVASGRAIIPANINHPESEPMIIGRNFHVKINANIGNSAVTSSIEEEVEKMTWAIRWGADTMMDLSTGKDIHTTREWIIRNCPVPVGTVPIYQALEKVNGVAEDLTWDVYRDTLIEQAEQGVDYFTIHAGVRLHYVPLTAKRVTGIVSRGGAIMAQWCLAHHEESFLYTHFEEICEIMKAYDIAFSLGDGLRPGSIADANDEAQFAELETLGELTEIAWKHDVQVMIEGPGHVPMHKIKENVDKQMEICKEAPFYTLGPLTTDIAPGYDHITSAIGAAMIGWYGTAMLCYVTPKEHLGLPNKDDVREGVITYKIAAHAADLAKGHPGAQIRDDALSKARFEFRWRDQFNLSLDPERALAFHDETLPAEGAKTAHFCSMCGPKFCSMRISQDIRDYAKENNLDEEAAIEKGLEEKAKEFKKAGGQIYS from the coding sequence ATGAAACAAGAGTCAGTGCAGCAAAAAAACATTAAGTTGATGTCAAGCTTTTCTGGAAGCCGAAAGGTCTATGTCGCAGGGTCCCGGCCTGACATTCAGGTGCCGATGAGAGAAATCGCCTTGAGTTCTACGACGGGATCATTTGGAGAAGAAGAAAATCAGCCTGTGCGCGTATATGACACGAGCGGTCCTTATACGGATGAACATGCGGAAGTTGATATTCTAAAAGGGCTTAAGCCTTTGCGCTCAGCCTGGATCAAAGAGCGCGGCGATACTGAGGAATATGAGGGACGGGAAGTGAAGCCTGAGGATAACGGCTATAAAAGCGGGAAGCAGGCGAATCACAGCTATCCGGGGCTGAAAAGAAAACCGCTGCGCGCCAAAAAAGGACAAAATGTCACTCAGCTTCATTATGCGAGAAAGGGGATCATCACTCCTGAAATGGAGTTTATCGCCATTCGCGAGCATGTATCTCCCGAGTTTGTCCGCGACGAAGTGGCGAGCGGCCGGGCGATCATCCCGGCAAACATCAATCATCCGGAAAGCGAGCCGATGATCATCGGCCGGAATTTCCATGTGAAAATCAATGCAAATATCGGCAATTCCGCCGTCACATCCTCGATTGAAGAAGAAGTGGAAAAAATGACGTGGGCGATCCGCTGGGGGGCCGATACCATGATGGATCTGTCCACAGGAAAGGATATTCACACGACAAGGGAATGGATTATCCGCAACTGCCCTGTGCCCGTCGGAACAGTGCCGATCTATCAGGCGCTTGAAAAAGTAAACGGCGTCGCTGAAGATTTGACGTGGGATGTTTACCGCGACACATTGATTGAACAAGCTGAGCAGGGCGTCGATTATTTTACGATTCATGCCGGTGTCCGGCTCCACTATGTGCCGCTGACGGCAAAGCGTGTCACAGGAATCGTTTCCCGCGGCGGGGCGATCATGGCGCAGTGGTGTCTCGCCCATCATGAAGAAAGCTTTCTTTACACACATTTTGAAGAGATATGCGAAATTATGAAAGCGTATGATATCGCGTTTTCACTTGGAGACGGCCTTCGACCGGGTTCGATTGCGGATGCCAATGATGAAGCGCAATTTGCCGAATTGGAAACGCTTGGCGAGCTGACGGAAATCGCCTGGAAGCATGACGTTCAGGTAATGATCGAAGGGCCGGGGCATGTACCGATGCACAAAATTAAAGAAAACGTCGATAAGCAGATGGAGATATGCAAGGAGGCGCCATTTTATACACTCGGGCCGCTGACGACAGATATCGCCCCGGGGTATGATCATATTACATCGGCGATCGGAGCGGCGATGATCGGCTGGTATGGAACGGCGATGCTTTGCTATGTCACGCCGAAAGAACATCTCGGGCTTCCGAATAAAGATGACGTCCGCGAAGGGGTCATTACATATAAAATCGCGGCCCATGCGGCTGATCTCGCCAAAGGGCATCCCGGCGCACAGATTCGCGATGATGCGTTGTCGAAAGCGCGCTTTGAATTTCGCTGGCGCGATCAGTTCAACCTCTCACTTGATCCGGAAAGAGCGCTTGCGTTTCACGATGAGACGCTCCCCGCTGAAGGGGCAAAGACGGCGCATTTTTGCTCGATGTGCGGGCCGAAGTTTTGCAGCATGAGGATCTCCCAGGATATTCGCGACTACGCCAAGGAAAACAACCTTGATGAAGAAGCGGCGATTGAAAAAGGACTTGAAGAGAAGGCGAAGGAATTTAAAAAGGCCGGCGGTCAAATTTACAGCTGA
- a CDS encoding four-helix bundle copper-binding protein, whose translation MYGHPVPYDTNMRNIQNRHVLQTVQHCEAVCEFTANYILTREDANRRKEQLRMLRDCADICTLTAKYMARHSRFAKSPASVCAKICEACGNHCLRHPDQQSQKCGQTCLQCARECREFAMSS comes from the coding sequence ATGTATGGTCATCCTGTTCCTTATGATACAAATATGAGGAACATCCAAAATCGCCATGTGTTACAAACCGTTCAGCACTGTGAAGCTGTTTGTGAATTCACCGCAAATTACATTCTCACAAGGGAAGATGCAAACCGTCGAAAAGAGCAACTGAGAATGCTTAGAGATTGTGCGGATATATGCACGCTGACCGCTAAATATATGGCACGGCACAGCCGCTTTGCCAAATCGCCGGCCTCGGTGTGCGCCAAAATTTGCGAAGCCTGCGGAAATCATTGTCTACGGCATCCTGACCAGCAATCGCAAAAGTGCGGCCAAACATGCCTGCAATGCGCCCGGGAATGCCGTGAATTCGCGATGTCTTCTTGA
- the aroD gene encoding type I 3-dehydroquinate dehydratase, whose translation MKKLVKVKGVTFGEGAPKICVPLVGKTLAQLKEEAAHIKTLDADVAEWRADFFEDVEDVEKVAEALAEIRALLHDMPLIFTFRSAREGGEKEVGREYYVSLNQAVVNTGLADVIDIELFYEERDVKALVEAAQAKDVSVIISNHDFEKTPSVEEMISRLKKAQELGADLPKIAVMPETPADVLKLLEATYLMNEHYAKRPIITMSMAGKGVISRLAGEVFGSAMTFGAAKKASAPGQLAAADLRRIIGVLHDNLS comes from the coding sequence GTGAAGAAACTGGTGAAGGTCAAAGGGGTTACCTTTGGAGAAGGAGCGCCGAAAATCTGTGTGCCTCTCGTCGGAAAAACGCTTGCGCAATTGAAAGAAGAAGCGGCACACATCAAGACGCTTGATGCGGATGTTGCCGAGTGGCGGGCGGACTTTTTTGAAGATGTTGAAGACGTTGAGAAGGTCGCGGAGGCTTTGGCGGAAATCCGCGCTCTTTTGCACGACATGCCGCTCATCTTTACTTTCCGCAGTGCAAGGGAAGGCGGGGAAAAGGAAGTCGGCCGGGAATATTATGTTTCTTTAAATCAGGCGGTTGTCAACACAGGGCTTGCCGATGTGATCGATATCGAGCTGTTTTATGAGGAACGCGACGTGAAAGCGCTGGTGGAAGCCGCACAGGCGAAAGATGTGTCTGTCATCATTTCCAACCATGATTTTGAGAAAACACCGTCCGTTGAAGAAATGATTTCCCGCTTGAAGAAAGCGCAAGAGCTGGGCGCGGATCTGCCAAAAATTGCTGTGATGCCTGAAACACCGGCTGATGTGCTGAAATTGCTTGAAGCGACTTATTTGATGAATGAGCACTACGCGAAGCGGCCCATAATCACGATGTCAATGGCTGGAAAAGGTGTCATCAGCCGTCTGGCCGGAGAGGTGTTTGGCTCGGCGATGACATTCGGGGCGGCCAAGAAGGCCTCTGCACCGGGGCAACTCGCCGCCGCCGATCTGAGGCGGATCATTGGCGTTTTGCACGACAATTTGTCATGA
- the rpsN gene encoding 30S ribosomal protein S14: protein MAKKSKIAKEKKRQKLVEQYAAIRKELKAKGDYRALAKLPRDSAPSRLHNRCEITGRPRGYMRKFNMSRIAFRELAYKGHLPGVKKSSW, encoded by the coding sequence GTGGCTAAAAAATCAAAGATTGCTAAGGAAAAAAAGCGGCAAAAGCTGGTTGAGCAATATGCGGCCATCAGGAAAGAGCTAAAAGCAAAAGGCGATTACAGGGCGCTCGCCAAACTTCCTCGCGATTCTGCCCCGTCAAGGCTGCATAACCGCTGTGAGATCACCGGCAGGCCGAGAGGATATATGAGGAAGTTCAACATGTCGAGGATTGCGTTTCGAGAATTGGCCTATAAGGGACACCTTCCAGGTGTGAAAAAGTCAAGCTGGTAA
- a CDS encoding aspartate phosphatase — MNAVASVDVANLINTWYVHIKKREVSKAIELRDRIESLFGVMEEDQDVLLYFNLLDYRFRVLMEDVAGEPSLPPNAEDKAKTDNMLRYYYFLFKGMYESAKNNYSQALTFFRVAERQLDKVEDEIEKAEFHYKLGNLYYFTKTTLLSFHHLQMAKSIYQAYGEYKTQSINCTVLLALNYIDDGRLMRAENMLKSCADRLMKMGDNHLLAAVYYDLGFLKIQEDQHEEALEYFDLSFKTNDLKKNAPIMYMQCIYESARSTYKIGELDKAIKWVILGADFAQKTNNINFSLKFSVLNICYTVPLEGAEQVKELIGRLEKRKAYVDIEALAEDVAKVYSSLNHYKNSTYFLEKAIKSSKLTGKEVL, encoded by the coding sequence ATGAATGCGGTGGCCTCGGTGGATGTAGCCAACCTGATCAATACATGGTACGTCCATATTAAAAAGAGGGAAGTCTCCAAGGCGATAGAGCTTAGGGACAGGATAGAGAGTCTGTTTGGCGTTATGGAAGAAGATCAAGATGTATTGCTTTATTTTAATTTGCTCGACTATAGATTTAGAGTGCTAATGGAAGATGTGGCGGGAGAACCTTCACTTCCTCCCAATGCCGAGGATAAGGCTAAAACCGATAATATGTTAAGGTATTATTATTTTCTGTTCAAAGGAATGTATGAGAGTGCGAAAAATAACTACTCTCAAGCCCTCACATTTTTCAGGGTCGCAGAAAGACAGCTGGACAAGGTTGAGGATGAGATCGAAAAGGCCGAGTTTCATTATAAGCTTGGGAACCTTTATTATTTTACGAAAACAACCCTGCTCTCTTTTCATCACCTCCAAATGGCGAAAAGCATTTATCAGGCATACGGGGAATATAAGACACAATCCATAAACTGCACTGTTCTGCTGGCTTTGAATTACATAGACGACGGCCGGCTGATGAGAGCGGAAAACATGCTCAAAAGCTGTGCTGACAGGCTGATGAAGATGGGTGACAACCATTTGTTAGCCGCTGTTTATTATGATTTAGGTTTTTTAAAAATTCAAGAGGATCAGCATGAAGAAGCGCTTGAATATTTTGACCTGTCCTTTAAAACAAATGATCTTAAAAAAAACGCCCCGATTATGTATATGCAGTGTATTTATGAGTCGGCCCGATCGACTTATAAGATCGGGGAATTGGACAAAGCCATAAAGTGGGTCATATTAGGCGCTGATTTTGCGCAGAAAACAAATAATATCAACTTCTCCCTCAAGTTCTCTGTTCTCAATATCTGCTACACTGTCCCCCTTGAAGGGGCTGAGCAAGTCAAGGAACTGATTGGCAGGCTGGAAAAGAGAAAGGCTTATGTGGATATTGAAGCACTTGCAGAAGATGTGGCAAAAGTGTACAGTTCGTTAAATCATTACAAAAATTCCACATACTTCTTGGAGAAAGCGATAAAATCAAGTAAACTAACAGGAAAGGAGGTTCTTTAA